A window from Phaeocystidibacter marisrubri encodes these proteins:
- the hisF gene encoding imidazole glycerol phosphate synthase subunit HisF — protein MLKKRIIPCLDIKSGRTVKGVNFNDLTDAGDPVELAQRYALEGADELVFLDITATNEKRKTLLTMVERVASEVHIPFTVGGGINTVEDVRLLLAAGADKVSINSAAVANPQLIRELSKKFGSQCVVVAIDTNYDEDENWRVYTHGGKRATSLLTIDWASEVERLGAGEILLTSMSSDGTKKGFEVELTRAVCDGVNIPIIASGGAGSAEHFVELFTKTEATGGLAASVFHFGILPVPNLKSTLKNYNIPIR, from the coding sequence ATGTTGAAGAAAAGAATTATTCCTTGCTTGGACATCAAGAGTGGGAGAACCGTAAAAGGGGTCAACTTCAACGATCTGACGGATGCTGGAGACCCTGTAGAATTGGCGCAACGTTATGCTTTGGAAGGGGCGGACGAGTTAGTCTTTTTGGACATCACGGCAACCAACGAAAAGCGAAAAACATTGCTGACTATGGTAGAGCGTGTGGCTAGTGAGGTTCACATCCCCTTCACAGTGGGCGGTGGAATCAATACGGTTGAAGATGTTCGGCTTTTATTGGCTGCGGGAGCGGATAAAGTTTCGATTAACTCTGCGGCGGTTGCAAATCCCCAGTTGATTCGAGAATTGTCCAAAAAATTCGGCTCACAGTGTGTCGTGGTTGCCATCGACACCAATTATGACGAAGATGAGAACTGGAGAGTGTATACCCACGGAGGAAAAAGGGCCACTTCTCTTCTAACCATAGATTGGGCATCAGAAGTAGAACGATTGGGAGCGGGTGAAATTCTCCTCACCTCTATGAGTAGTGATGGAACCAAAAAAGGATTTGAAGTGGAGTTAACTCGTGCTGTATGCGATGGTGTCAATATACCCATCATTGCCTCCGGAGGAGCTGGAAGTGCAGAACACTTCGTGGAACTCTTCACAAAAACTGAAGCCACAGGAGGGCTGGCCGCCAGTGTTTTCCACTTTGGCATCTTGCCAGTTCCCAATCTGAAATCAACATTAAAGAACTACAATATTCCCATACGATGA
- the hisH gene encoding imidazole glycerol phosphate synthase subunit HisH: protein MIAIINYNAGNTRSVENALSRLGYTCTITSSLQELQTASKVIFPGVGEARSAMKVLKDTGIDKLLPTLTQPVLGICLGMQLMCDYSEEGDTRGLGIFPIVVRHFPPSQRVPHMGWNTMSNFQSPLFTGITESDDFYFVHSYKADVSPYTIATCDYIEPFSAAINKNNFYATQFHPEKSGDVGMQLLKNFIEL, encoded by the coding sequence ATGATTGCCATTATCAACTACAATGCGGGGAATACCCGGTCGGTGGAGAACGCCTTATCTCGACTAGGCTACACCTGTACGATCACGAGCTCACTTCAAGAGTTGCAGACAGCTAGCAAAGTGATTTTCCCAGGTGTAGGCGAAGCCCGCTCCGCGATGAAAGTGCTTAAAGACACGGGCATCGACAAGCTGCTACCCACACTTACACAACCCGTTCTGGGAATCTGTTTGGGAATGCAACTCATGTGTGACTACTCCGAAGAAGGAGACACCCGTGGATTAGGCATCTTCCCGATTGTTGTACGTCACTTCCCTCCTTCTCAAAGAGTTCCTCACATGGGCTGGAATACAATGTCCAACTTTCAGAGCCCATTATTCACCGGCATCACAGAGTCTGATGATTTCTACTTCGTACACAGCTACAAGGCCGATGTCAGTCCGTATACGATAGCAACCTGTGATTACATCGAGCCTTTTAGTGCGGCCATCAACAAAAACAATTTCTACGCGACCCAATTTCACCCTGAAAAATCAGGAGATGTAGGTATGCAACTTTTGAAAAACTTCATCGAATTATGA
- the hisA gene encoding 1-(5-phosphoribosyl)-5-[(5-phosphoribosylamino)methylideneamino]imidazole-4-carboxamide isomerase, translated as MKIIPAIDILNGKCVRLTQGDYGKPTVYNQSPLEVALELEANGIQHVHVVDLDGAASQKIVNQRTLEQIATRTRLIVDFGGGIKSDADIQIALNSGATQVTLGSIAALDRETTLRWLEHYGPSKMILGADFKNGRIATSGWNETSSLELLPFILDYENEGIQSCICTDISKDGMMAGPSMDIYAKILQQTNVDLIASGGISSLSDIMALSNLGCFGAIVGKALYEGKIRLKDLRELC; from the coding sequence ATGAAAATCATTCCTGCTATTGATATTCTAAACGGAAAGTGTGTTCGGCTTACTCAAGGAGATTATGGCAAACCAACTGTTTACAACCAATCGCCCTTGGAAGTGGCATTAGAACTAGAAGCCAATGGGATACAGCATGTGCACGTGGTAGACCTAGACGGCGCAGCTTCCCAAAAGATTGTCAACCAACGCACATTGGAGCAAATTGCCACCCGTACCCGTCTCATTGTGGATTTTGGAGGAGGAATCAAATCTGATGCGGACATCCAGATCGCATTGAATAGCGGTGCCACTCAAGTCACCTTAGGAAGCATTGCTGCCCTAGACCGCGAAACGACATTGCGTTGGTTAGAACACTATGGTCCTTCCAAAATGATTCTCGGGGCAGATTTCAAAAATGGAAGAATTGCCACCAGCGGTTGGAATGAAACATCTTCCCTCGAACTCCTCCCCTTTATTCTCGACTATGAGAACGAAGGAATACAGTCTTGTATCTGTACGGACATTTCTAAGGACGGAATGATGGCAGGTCCATCTATGGATATCTACGCGAAAATTCTCCAACAAACCAACGTCGACCTCATTGCCAGTGGGGGCATCTCATCCCTTTCGGATATAATGGCTCTTTCGAACTTGGGTTGTTTTGGTGCTATTGTAGGCAAAGCCCTCTATGAAGGGAAGATTCGCTTAAAAGATCTAAGAGAATTATGTTGA